A stretch of the Danio rerio strain Tuebingen ecotype United States chromosome 18, GRCz12tu, whole genome shotgun sequence genome encodes the following:
- the siah1 gene encoding E3 ubiquitin-protein ligase Siah1 isoform X1, which translates to MSATVRLQPVYSWKGVLKLFSCIAARTASKPKEVHTFQGKKKDVLGNLMDEEMSRQTATALPTGTSKCPPSQRVPTLSGTTASNSDLASLFECPVCFDYVLPPILQCQSGHLVCSNCRPKLTCCPTCRGPLGSIRNLAMEKVANSVLFPCKYASSGCEVTLPHTDKAEHEELCEFRPYSCPCPGASCKWQGSLDAVMPHLLHQHKSITTLQGEDIVFLATDINLPGAVDWVMMQSCFGFHFMLVLEKQEKYDGHQQFFAIVQLIGTRKQAENFAYRLELNGHRRRLTWEATPRSIHEGIATAIMNSDCLVFDTSIAQLFAENGNLGINVTISMC; encoded by the exons ATGTCGGCTACTGTTAGACTACAGCCTGTGTACTCATGGAAGGGGGTGCTCAAGCTCTTCTCTTGCATAGCGGCCAGAACTGCTAGTAAACCTAAAG AGGTCCACACATTTCAAGGAAAGAAGAAAGACGTACTTGGAAATCTTATGGACGAAG AAATGAGTCGCCAGACTGCCACAGCGCTGCCCACAGGAACCTCTAAGTGTCCCCCTTCTCAGCGCGTTCCAACTTTGTCGGGCACCACAGCATCCAACAGTGACCTCGCCAGCCTGTTTGAGTGCCCGGTCTGTTTCGACTATGTGTTGCCGCCCATCCTGCAGTGCCAGAGCGGCCATTTGGTGTGTAGCAACTGCCGGCCTAAACTCACCTGCTGCCCCACCTGCAGAGGCCCGCTTGGGTCGATCCGTAATTTGGCAATGGAGAAAGTGGCCAACTCAGTGCTTTTCCCCTGCAAGTACGCCTCATCGGGCTGCGAAGTCACTCTACCGCACACAGACAAAGCTGAACACGAGGAGCTTTGTGAATTCCGGCCATACTCTTGCCCCTGTCCTGGCGCCTCCTGCAAGTGGCAGGGATCTCTCGACGCCGTTATGCCCCACTTGCTGCACCAGCACAAGTCCATAACCACACTACAAGGTGAGGATATAGTCTTCCTGGCCACAGACATCAACTTGCCTGGAGCAGTGGACTGGGTCATGATGCAATCCTGCTTCGGCTTCCATTTTATGCTTGTGCTGGAGAAGCAGGAGAAATACGACGGCCACCAACAGTTCTTTGCCATCGTCCAACTGATCGGCACACGGAAACAAGCGGAAAACTTCGCCTACCGACTGGAGTTAAACGGCCACAGGCGGCGACTCACTTGGGAGGCGACGCCACGTTCTATCCATGAGGGCATCGCCACCGCCATCATGAACAGTGACTGCTTGGTGTTTGACACCTCTATTGCTCAGCTGTTTGCCGAGAACGGCAACCTGGGCATTAACGTCACCATATCTATGTGCTGA
- the siah1 gene encoding E3 ubiquitin-protein ligase Siah1: MDEEMSRQTATALPTGTSKCPPSQRVPTLSGTTASNSDLASLFECPVCFDYVLPPILQCQSGHLVCSNCRPKLTCCPTCRGPLGSIRNLAMEKVANSVLFPCKYASSGCEVTLPHTDKAEHEELCEFRPYSCPCPGASCKWQGSLDAVMPHLLHQHKSITTLQGEDIVFLATDINLPGAVDWVMMQSCFGFHFMLVLEKQEKYDGHQQFFAIVQLIGTRKQAENFAYRLELNGHRRRLTWEATPRSIHEGIATAIMNSDCLVFDTSIAQLFAENGNLGINVTISMC; encoded by the exons ATGGACGAAG AAATGAGTCGCCAGACTGCCACAGCGCTGCCCACAGGAACCTCTAAGTGTCCCCCTTCTCAGCGCGTTCCAACTTTGTCGGGCACCACAGCATCCAACAGTGACCTCGCCAGCCTGTTTGAGTGCCCGGTCTGTTTCGACTATGTGTTGCCGCCCATCCTGCAGTGCCAGAGCGGCCATTTGGTGTGTAGCAACTGCCGGCCTAAACTCACCTGCTGCCCCACCTGCAGAGGCCCGCTTGGGTCGATCCGTAATTTGGCAATGGAGAAAGTGGCCAACTCAGTGCTTTTCCCCTGCAAGTACGCCTCATCGGGCTGCGAAGTCACTCTACCGCACACAGACAAAGCTGAACACGAGGAGCTTTGTGAATTCCGGCCATACTCTTGCCCCTGTCCTGGCGCCTCCTGCAAGTGGCAGGGATCTCTCGACGCCGTTATGCCCCACTTGCTGCACCAGCACAAGTCCATAACCACACTACAAGGTGAGGATATAGTCTTCCTGGCCACAGACATCAACTTGCCTGGAGCAGTGGACTGGGTCATGATGCAATCCTGCTTCGGCTTCCATTTTATGCTTGTGCTGGAGAAGCAGGAGAAATACGACGGCCACCAACAGTTCTTTGCCATCGTCCAACTGATCGGCACACGGAAACAAGCGGAAAACTTCGCCTACCGACTGGAGTTAAACGGCCACAGGCGGCGACTCACTTGGGAGGCGACGCCACGTTCTATCCATGAGGGCATCGCCACCGCCATCATGAACAGTGACTGCTTGGTGTTTGACACCTCTATTGCTCAGCTGTTTGCCGAGAACGGCAACCTGGGCATTAACGTCACCATATCTATGTGCTGA